A segment of the Doryrhamphus excisus isolate RoL2022-K1 chromosome 7, RoL_Dexc_1.0, whole genome shotgun sequence genome:
ATAATGGAAATGCCCTTGTTTTAATTTGACAGCTTTAGAACAGTGGTTCGTTCTAACGGGTCAGACGAAAACCGAAACATACAAAAAGCAAGCTAATTTTGttggaacttattgttgatgcggACTTCCTCTACATCCTGGCGGGCGCAGATGCTAAATTCAGACCTTgaaatgagttatttcttgaattgaatAATGTTTGTAACTTTTTAATCAATTGCAGGTGCTTGTagctttctttggccccgtAGCGGGTTATTTACACTCAACAATTGGTCGTGAAAAGACGTATTTGATTACTATGCAAGGGAAGTTTATTTATACAGCACAGTTCTTACACAAGGCAATTCAAAGTCCTAGACTGTAGAATATTTGAGATCTCCGGCCCCAAATGCACATGTTTAATCTGACATGGGTCACTTATCATGATGAAATGTGGCTACTTTTTACATGAGTCGGGTGCAGCTGCTCAAACTGGGGCCACCTTGAAGTTCTTGCCAGACAGAAAAGAGAATAATGTACATCCCGAGAGGATTTCAAAGCATACATGCAAAGTTTGAAACAAAATCTACTGTATCTTGTCTGGATGGGTGTCCTTATATTTTATGGCGTATATGTATTTGCAAGTATTAGCAATTTAAATGGACAGAATTGTCAGTTTCAAGGTCAGGCTCTTAATGGTTATAAGCTGCATGCATCCGTCCAAATCACTTAAATTCAGGCAGGAGGCCTCCTTGAATTGCACTGGTGTCAGTTTGCTTGTTTTCAGGAGTCAGTGGTCTGCAGAGGTACAATAACACAGTCATTTACAATTCCAACAGAAACCAAACTTCCAATGGTATTGAACTCTTGGAAAAACATGTTACATCGTACAAATATCCTATATTCATCTTGTACATCAATTTATAAGAGGCGATATATAGTCTTAATACAATTTTGAAAAACTGTTGTTTCGAACAGTCCTTTTGTTGTTTGCATGGCACACTAACTTAAAGACAATTTCATATTTACTTACACAGCAGTATCAAATGACTAAATGTTTATGAAACTATTTAACCCATATGTTTTGCCTCTTCAACACCTCCACAGGCATGCACACATACATTGAGAAGACACAGTGGGTGGTCAATGGTGCATCCAGCTCCAGATGTTAACACGACGGCCTCACATCTGCAAATCATCTCCGTAAACCTTCTCGTCTTTTTCCTCTTCTCCTTATCCCCCCGATGTGTTTGCTGCGCACCAGGACGGTCTCGCCCCTCCGTCGGCTGCACAGGCCTTCCATTGTCACCTAATTAAACGTGGGCCCGCTTCACTCAACTACTGCCAGCGTCCATCATAAATGCACCCCCGCTAACCTTCCCCCACCCTTTAAAGCTGTTCGGAACAATTGTGGAGGATCTCTGAGACCCTTTATATACTTCAGATATTGTTCGATGCTGTCTCTCTGATGCTTAGATAGATACTCAAATACCCTGCATTATTGCAGAAGCCAGTAAACATAGCATAGACTTTATGTGAAACTGCCTATTTTTGGCTAGATGTGATGGTTGGCCTCCTTGAGGACCATATTAGGACTTTTATTCTGGGAGTGTAAAAACATGGTATTAGAGGCTCCTTCAAAGCTGATATCTGGAATATCCGATGTTGAGTGAAGCACTTGCTCCTGGCCTTCTAAAGCGCTTCTTAATCTGCTGAAAGTCTCAAGTATGGTAGATGGAGCAGATACAGGTTCGACAGTCTTCTCATGCAGCATAAAAGTCCATGAACGATAATGATTAGATTGTGAAAaggaatacaatataatatatataacttaaAAGAACAGctgaacttcattttttttaatgtatctgttccagacacccagaaATATGAACAAGAAACATATTTTATAGAAAATATAGTTTTATGTGCAGAAAAGCAATTTGAATTAGATATAATTGACAAATTTACATTAACATTGTTTTTGCACCCTGGCCAAGTGGGGttctgtgtgctttttttttttttttttttttagaaaataagcCAAAGACAGCTGCAAGTGccaagaaggtgagaaacactattgactGAAAGAAGAAGTTGTTGCAAATTGCCACTGTAGCATCTGTTACTATCAGATAGTAATGTAAAGGTGGCACCTTTTAACACAGGTTGCAGGGAGAACAGGTTGCACAGACACAGAAAGTCATCTGGTCCAGTGTGTGTAATGATGAAGATTGTACCGGCTGCTGAGGTTTACAGTAAAGTTCAAGTGAACATCCACTCTTTTTAAAGTTACCTTAATTCCCGGACTATAGATTCCAGCTGGTGACTTCCTTTTATGGGTGTGTGGGATCCATCGCAGAGGAGTGGGAGTGCCTGaaggcaggccgtgggtggattaaattaatacagacagttttggaaagccaaggaaaaacagctggaatcgttgcagattctggaagatctagaaagctttctgtgtgggttatcatgtgtagctcaataggagtccacaactcagtacaaagggccaaaaatgagcagtaTGTAGGCTGCAGGTGTCCATGTCGTAAAATGGGATGTTTAGTACACAgctatttaaaaagtcattcattgccgtccacctcctccacctgggaAATAAAACCACTCAAGTCATCGTCTTCAACGtcacaattgaacagcctcatattTCCGTTGTCACACGTCCGTGAGTCTCTTGGACGCTCTCGAAATCTCTTGAGGCGAATTAGCATTTTGGATTGAGCTATCTTCTTCACACAAAAGTCTGGCCTTTCAAAACTCATTGGTGATTGGTGCTGATAGAACAGATTCATTATACCGATTTTTCACTGTTTCGCTGTTAATTTAACAGTATGCCGAGCTTGGTGGTCCGTTGCCAAAGCGTGTCGCTTCTTAGCCTCGGTGTCATCCTCCCATTTGTAAACACATGTGACCTTTGAACATCAGGCTTCCAGCAGGCTATGGGACACCATGAACCCCATGGACTGTTCTTGTCCAAGATACACAATCCCCACTCTGCCTCCCGTAGGAGGCCAAAACCTGAGCAAGGCCTCTTTTACACCCACGTCTGTCAGAGTGCAGCTATCCAATGCTGAAAGAATCCTATAATCCACTGTCTTTTCTCGCTTGTCAAGCATGCAATGGGGATGTAAGTTAAGTCTCTTAACACCTGGGCCAGCTTCATCTTGGTGTTAAGGGTATATTTGTTTCCCTGTAGAAGCTTATTTTAACAGGTTAGGGTACCATACAGAATCAACACTGAATTGAGTTGACTCTTAAAATGAGGGTATGTGTTTTCACCCTTGCATGTAATTGATCTGCACGGTTTAACATTTTGGTCTTTCGAAGTAATTCCACTTTCTCCAGGCTTCACTGACCAATTTCCAAATAAGTTGCACTTCATTTTGTACTTCATCAGTTGCAAAACcgaaatggaaagaaatatgcAGTGAATTGTTTTGCAGTTCTCCACCATTACAAACGATGACCACAATAATAACCACATTGTAATAAAAAGGCATTTATCATTAGCATTTAATATTCTATCATCACTGCCTTTGTCTACATGGTGAGCTATTTTGCAGTTGCAAAATGCACAGATTGTGAGTCAGCAACGCGCGGTCACTTAATTTCGCAGAACGATGCAGTACAGACCAAATGGACTAGTTTGTTCCGTGCAGTATTGTATGATTGTGTGAAAATGTAGAATTAACATCTCATCCTATTTGTAAAAGTATGCAAAGCAACAATACTGTGTATTGTGTACTAAGCTTTGCACTATATTTCATTTAGCATTGTCATAGCTAAATTCTGTCCAACTTTACCCTGAAGCCCGACGCAGTAATTTGGTCAGTACATCGAACACATTGCTGATCTTCTCTCTTCTGCAGCCTGGCAAATGATAAGCTCCTCTTTAGAATAGGAGATTACAGCCTTAAATCCCAGCTCGGCATGTATGCACATCTCCTTAAGTCAGCTTTGCCCCTTTGTAAGACCCTGGGTCATTAGAGATGGCAAATTCTGCCTCTGCCTCTGCCGCTGCCTCGGATGACTTCCTAGACCTCACCTTGTCGGAGGCATAAATTGGAACCATGCACAGTTGGGTAATTTTCAGGGCTGTCAAAGggtttaatcagattaatcatagttttcaaattaattcacCATTTGCCActttgtctgaaatatgcccatttttactgtgttttattaACAGAAAGACGGATGACTGGacacaattatattatatacactcctgattaaaattttaagaccagttgaaaatttgcaaaaatttaTAATCAAAAGTTAAAagttttaaaagccaaaatcttggaaaaaatgtggattcagtgTAATTATCTGTATTATTTccactgtcatgatctcttgatggcaaaagaaaaaaatctttctCTTTCAGTGCGGTCATTAACAAGGCTTCTCGCTACGCACCATtactgctgaggttggacgcatcATTTTATACTatcaaagatcctgagggttatggaacaaaaaagtcaagtggtataTCAAAAAAAACATCGTCATCATTGTTTCCCATTTCTtggttttgcattttgaagctctacttaaaaccgtGCAAAACAGTGCCAATGGTACAAATGTTCCATTGGTCTTAAAATTTCGATCAGTAGAAGCTGAAAACAACCCAATGCTTTAAAAGACACTTCTTTTCACATTAAAGCAGGAACTTTCCATTcaactttgtttatttttgtttgcaaACCAAACAGGTTTTCAAGGAACTGGTGATGACGAAATGTAATACAGTACATGCTCTCACCAGTCTGTGGACAaccaatatacagtatcatgTTTTGGtccatgaaatattttcaaacattgcATTTGTCGTTTATATTTTTACTAAGCAGAATATATTGCTCATGATACCAGTTTCGAGTAAACCTGTCAGGATGAGGGGCATCAATGTTGATCGGAGAAAGTTTGGGTTTGTCCAATTTTTGTATTATGCTGGAACTATGTGTGCATGCCTAATTGCCTCGCATGCTTTGTCATTGTTGGTGTGGAGTGATTATTGCTGGTGGATGGTGTGTGTAAACGACTTTCCTATGCAGCCACACTGGTCAAGGCACATAATAAGTCTGTGTGAAGCACCTTTGCAGCCCAGTTCGGCCTTGTATTCTCAGAATgtccaattttaattttttatagagCTTTTTGTTCATTGGttcaataaataacacaaatatactcgtacatatatatttagacAAACATGTATAAACTACATGCATttcatataatttaaataatttatatatacagttCCCCTTCACACCCTGTCTGAAACAAGTTCTTCCAAAACAGCATGAAATATTGAAATGGACCCACATATTCTTCAGTAGAAGTGTCATTTTATATCACCACTCAGGTGCATATTCCGGTGTCAGAGAGCGGTTGATATGGAAATAGAATCCACGACAGGAATTCCAGGTGATAGAGGTCCCCATTGGGTTGTTTTCTTACGTCCTGTGACGTTTCCTGGACAGTGCGCAAACACAGGAAGTATCTATGCGTATCCACCTCCAGCCCACTGAATTGCGAACCTGTGTTAGCGCTCGAACGTAAGTTTGTGTCGTCTTACACTGCGAGTTCCAGTTCTTATCATCGATTCCTCTGCAGCCTCCCTTAAAGGGTCGAGGCGTCCGACAGCGTGTCTCATAAAAGTATTGTTTAATATCCTGCGTTGCACTGGTTTTGATCTTGTCCAAAACGGTGACATGGTTCCCCCTTGTGTCCACCGCTTGAGTTTTATCCGTCACCCACTGGCTCTCACTGTCACACACGGAATATTCCCCACGATAGCTCTTGTGCTCTGTGTAGCGCTTCTTCCGGGTCTTGTTTCCGGATGTTTCACCCTCCAGCCCGCCATTCACGAAATCGTCAGCCAGGTACAACGGCGGCGGTTGCAGTGGCGGTCTGTCACTCAGCAGCACTCGAGGTGAATTAAAGCGCTTGTGCTGCCTCAGAAGGTCTGTGTTCAACACCATCAGCTGCTGTTCGCCCACATTCTCGCTGCTTTCGCCACTGCGGCCCGCTGCCCCCCACTGCTCAGCATCCTGCTGCTCCTCCAGAGGCATATTGGCACTGAGGAGAGACGGCAGCGTGTCCTGTGGTTTGGTGTCTTTGCTTTTCCCCTGGTGGCTCTGGTTCCCCCGGTTCTTCCCCCTGGTCAGGTCCGCCTGGAGCAGCTGGATGATGAGTGAGTTTAAAGGGTCAGGACCGGgcggttgctgctgctgttgctgctgccgctgctgttGCCCCTGGCGACTGTTGTCCATGTTGGTTGCTTGGATACCATAGAGGTACACAAGGACCATCACATAGAGCAGGATGGACATCACTAGATTCACCTGTAAGATCTGCAACGACAGACAGAGGGAGTCATTTTCACTTGTGTTGTGGTTGCCAGGTTTGATTCCTAGACGGCATCATAatgctcctgtttttttttttgttccgctGAAGTTTTCAACAACACATGCTAGTTCCtgttatgaatgaatatgtctGGAAGCGAAACCCTTGGGGGAGAGTCATTGATACTTTCTCTTTTTAGAAACTCTGTTTGTACCAAAATAATAAGGCATTGCATGATGAAACAGTAGCATAGACTAGTAAAAAACAATTCAAGGCTCTGACACACACCTTGTTCTTAGTCAAtcatcatatacagtacttgTTGACCAGTTTGCTCGTGTATCAAATGTGGAGGCTGCAAGTCTGATAATTTAGTTTATCTTCAacaaataggctaacctagcatgatgtttctgttaaaatgtgactgcaGCGTTACAGCCCAATTCAattcaaaactttatttgtctCCAGGGGCACATAAAGCAGCAAAAAACACAGTAACCACTGTTTAGTACGGTAGGTTAAATACGAGAGACAGGAAGGATTAATGGAATAGTTATAAATAcgatgaaatgaaaaataaataaaataaaaaataaccaagGTTTCACCCTACGGGGCGCTCACACTTCTTTGCACATGTAGTGCATAAAGAGCAAAACAAATTGCAGTTAGGTTTGGAATGGTGTGGTCATGACAACACACTCATTTGTCAGTATGATTTATTGCACCCTGTGGTTACATATTATGTCCATTCAGAGATTGTAAGAACATATTTGACTTCAGGCAAAAACTTGAATATGGACAAGTTGCATTTGTCATGTGTCCACATGAGGGCTGTAACATAAAtactaaaccttttttttccttataaacTTAAAATTCTAGACCTATGTACACTGTTTGCTCAAAAGAAACAAGTATGCCACACTGTGAGGAGCATAATGTCGGACAGTGATATGCATTGTCATCATAACATCACCtcctattgctttttttttaagagtaaATTgggtaaatacagtaaatgactCGAGCGACAGGTATGGGCATGGAGAAGTATCTGAAGCCTCAGGGAGTAGAAGAGAATTCCTCACATTCACAAAAGGTCAGATGTTTGAAAAGTCGTGTTCCCGGAAAGTGACGTCTCCAATTTTGCAAGACTTCAGCTCCGCAAGCGTGAGAGGAGTAACTTTTttcatatgttttgttttttctttgtcttttttaggCTTTTTGGCAACATTATTTCCATAAACCGCCCACATGGCAGCATCTCGATGATTACGTTGAGTAGAGTGCCTTAATGTTGgccacacattccaaaaatatgcatgttagtttAATTAGAGACTGTAATTTGTCATTGCTTTCTAAAACCAAAACACGGGACTACATTCACTTAACCGCATGAATGTACAAGAGaaatacattgaaaatgtaaatgacCATGTCAAATAATCTTTATCTGATGACTTTAGTTTAAAATAAACAAGCACTCTACACGACTCTGAACAGGAAAGTTAGCTCAGCTGTTGATCACAACACAACCGCCGGTGATGGTGATGCAGGatttccatggcaacagcagATACCATCCTTACTACAAGCCAGTATACAGTCCCGATTGAATCTGAAGCTATTACTTGACATTACAaacctgtcactcacacacttaAAGACAAACAATAAGCATGTTTACAAGAAAACCACCCAGAGTCTGAGAGTTGCTCAAGGACAATTTATGTGATTTTTCATGTGACAATCAGATGGTTTGGTGGTCCAAAATAAACTGGTGTAACTGGAATGCTGGGCTTTTGTCTTGCACTACCACAATTcttcatgtgtttgtttgttgttttttattatgcTCTTAATTAGTACTGGTTCAATGTTCTGGCATTTTTCTGGCATTGCCAGTGAACCAAGCCTTTTAATTGGCAATAATAATTCCACAGCAGTTGGGAAGATGTATTTGTAAAGGCTAAATAAATGAAGCAAGACCAACATGCAAGTAAAGCAGTACAATGGCCAAAGTCGGATGACACAATCTGGAGGTTGTAAAAAAATGCGATTTCACATCTCATTCACTCTCAAGTCGGTAATAGTTTATGAATATGTGATAATAAAGCATAATACTGCATAATAAAACATCATACATGTACCTAAGAACATTACAATGGAATAACCATTCATGAATATTGCAttaatttcatattatctagGGCCAGTCCAGCTGTCCCTTGTTgcgccgcacacacacactcgtacaAAAGAGCTTGTAAGCTCAGACTACCCTTTGACCAGAAGCTTCTCGGGCTTTGAGTGtcaaaaataggcatttttatGGATGTGCAATGGATACATCAAAGCACTTGTTAAATAGATGAAGGTAGCAGTTTCGTAGTACAAGTTGTTTTTTGCCTCTCCACCTTCTTTTGCTGTCATTAATGTGTGAAACAGACGTTTTGGAACAAGCCGGGGCTTGATGAGGCTGTTCTTTAGGTATCTGTTATAAGCTCCAAGCAAGCCTACCCTTTTATTTCAGGCTGTGGAAGAGGATGTTTGGGActttttggagggaaaaaagtgttttgtcaacattataTCCAGAAACTCCGTTTAGAATTGTATCTTGATAGCTGGTTTGTAACACTACATTTGGTATAAAGTTGCATTGACCACGGAAGTCAGGGATTTGTTTTAAATGATTGATTAAAAGGCAATGTTTTTGCTGAAGTAACTCATTCAAACAAGACAACACTGTAAACTTGGCCAAAGTGTTTACAGAGCTTATTGGATATACAcaagagccaataaaaaaacacatcaaccACATAGCGTGCTCATAATACGTAAATCAATTATGTTGATGGCTAAGGCGTCTTTAAGAAGGCCCGTCACTGGTAACCGTGTCCCACAATATTTATAGCTCTTAAAGCTGCATAGATACACAGTGaatactgtattaaaaatacTTGCAAATAAATATTTCCTTTTAGTATGAATTGATATAATCTTCAGACTCTCGTCTAGCTGCAGTTCAAAGAGAGGCGGCACTATTCAGGGCAAAAATGTCCTCATTCTGGACAGAGAAGGAGTGAGGCAAGCCATCGACATTAAGGGTGAGAAGCCATCGCTAATCAGAGCGATGATAATGAAGGTGGTACCACCCAAACGACCACCATCAGTGGGCAGAGACCCCACTCCATTGTACCCTGACGATCGTCAGTTCACACCTCTTGACAAGAGCCAAAACATTCCTTTCTGGCCATGCCTCCACCTTTAGAAGGTAAATAGGTAAATGGATTGGATCTTGCAGCAAGTTCTCAGACTCGAGCTGTCCtttctagtctgactggtgtttgtCTGACCttgtcttctaagacaacctgaacagtccagttgtgatcgATTAATTGCCCTGAGAATGAACAACTTGGATAGCCATCTTGGATGCCTGTAGGTGCCACAGGTGCACCCCAGCCCTTCTTGTAAAATATCTGTGCATTctacatttcaacattcatacatttccacagcatttcagtccagcttcagctcatCTTCCAAACTATTTCTACAGTCATTCTACATTTCCATATTCAACCATTTCTATAGCATTGCACCTTCAGCATTTCACATGCAATTTTGACAGTTGAAATTGCTTCATCTAGTTATATAATCACTTGTGGTGACATGAATGCTGAATGGAAAATGTGAGGGGATCCACTGTATAAGgtagtactgtatatgatatACGTATGTCAGAGCTGAACGTTTGACTTGTGAGTTAATCATTCAGACTTGTTTCCACAGTGAGTGAGTGTTATGACGGATTACCTTCATTGCTACTTTACATCGTTTGCTGTTTTGTGTCAATGATGGATGACATTCAACTCCAAGAGATCAATTGGTGTCGCTGGTGTTATCCGTGTTTGTTTTTAGACAGtgttattcattcagtcattcattttctaccgcttatcctcatgagggtcactggggtgctggagcctatcccagctgtcttcgggcgagaggcggggtacaccctggactggtcgccaaccaatcacagggcacatatagacaaacaaccattcacactcacattcatacctatggacaatttggagtcgccaattaacctagcatgtttttggaatgtgggaggaaaccggaatgcccggagaaaacccatgcatgcacagggagaacatgcagagatgccagagggtggaatcgaattctggtctccttgctgtgaggcctgcgtactaacctGCACTGTGCAGCCATATGTATTAATCATTTCTACTgaaagcaaactccacacagagatggccgagggtggaattacctctgaggcctgcgtgctaacccacacgaccgccgtgcagcctagacaATGTTAATTCAAACTTAACAATGTAAGGCAGCAATTTAAactgtgtaggtgtgtgtgcgGATTATCATTGTCTGCCTCATATAACCACATATTTTGTTCATCTGTCTTGACGCAGACAAATATCTTCTATTTAATCCAAGTACAGTGTCTTTATATGTGATGTGATTCCCCGGTGAACTCTCTTGTGTATCTATTTGTAGGTAAGTTCAAGCACTTGGTGTTTCTGATTCAAAGCCAAATGTGGATTTGACCACCTgccaacttgtgtgtgtgtgtgtgtgtgtgtgtgtgtgagtattgTATATGTGGCTGTccccattatttttttctgttctcaTGCACATggatatggaggaccaaaactgccaaaataataaataaataaataaataaataaaagtgaaaataaaaacaaaaatgaaaaaaaaatcaaaaaattaaatacacaaaaataaatataaatggaaataaataaaaaatatatatatacataaataaataaagaaataaaagcaaaaataaatacaaaaataaacaagattcaaaaattaaaaataaattgaaaaataaatgtagaaataaatacaaaaataaatatagaaatagaattacatatcaataaataaaaaaagcactctgctctcatatgtatttatttcatgctgcagacaatgtcagcttgaaatgcagaaggaaaaactattcaaatgagggggcggtcctaagtgtgtcttgggttgaactgttcgcctattggttgatcgacatgtgagtgcgaaaatcgactaggtatgcctgcaaacagccacagcaagaggaagtcaccacaccactctcaatggcggtaaatatggctgcaatctccagggatctccgtttgctagcagatatttcggataatgcttccccggattacctgcttttctgggtggaagccttattggagcctgatctctctcctccccgacggagctttttcgcactcacatgtcgatcaaccaatagtcgaacagttcaacccaagacacacttaggaccgccccctcatttgaatagtttttccttctgcatttcaagctgacattgtctgctgcatgaaataaatacatatgagagcagagtgcttttattttattattgatatgtaattctttatatatttatttttgtatttatttctacatttatttttgtatttatttttaatttttgaatcttgttttttatttttgtatttatttttgcttttatttatttatttatgtatatatttttttatttttgtttttatttccatttatattaatttttttgtatttaattttttgatttttttgttcatttttgtttttattttcacttttatttatttatttaattattattttggcagttttggtcctccgtACATGGAGGCCTCAACACATTTCCAatcaaaaaactttatttttctaatgaAACAGTATTAGGATGCAGACAGTAATAGTTAGAATGATGTgaattcttattttttatttgtaacttGGCAGCAGTGATAG
Coding sequences within it:
- the ntf3 gene encoding neurotrophin-3 isoform X1, with product MVTFITILQVNLVMSILLYVMVLVYLYGIQATNMDNSRQGQQQRQQQQQQQPPGPDPLNSLIIQLLQADLTRGKNRGNQSHQGKSKDTKPQDTLPSLLSANMPLEEQQDAEQWGAAGRSGESSENVGEQQLMVLNTDLLRQHKRFNSPRVLLSDRPPLQPPPLYLADDFVNGGLEGETSGNKTRKKRYTEHKSYRGEYSVCDSESQWVTDKTQAVDTRGNHVTVLDKIKTSATQDIKQYFYETRCRTPRPFKGGCRGIDDKNWNSQCKTTQTYVRALTQVRNSVGWRWIRIDTSCVCALSRKRHRT
- the ntf3 gene encoding neurotrophin-3 isoform X2, which translates into the protein MSILLYVMVLVYLYGIQATNMDNSRQGQQQRQQQQQQQPPGPDPLNSLIIQLLQADLTRGKNRGNQSHQGKSKDTKPQDTLPSLLSANMPLEEQQDAEQWGAAGRSGESSENVGEQQLMVLNTDLLRQHKRFNSPRVLLSDRPPLQPPPLYLADDFVNGGLEGETSGNKTRKKRYTEHKSYRGEYSVCDSESQWVTDKTQAVDTRGNHVTVLDKIKTSATQDIKQYFYETRCRTPRPFKGGCRGIDDKNWNSQCKTTQTYVRALTQVRNSVGWRWIRIDTSCVCALSRKRHRT